One Brassica oleracea var. oleracea cultivar TO1000 chromosome C7, BOL, whole genome shotgun sequence genomic window carries:
- the LOC106304880 gene encoding uncharacterized protein LOC106304880 — MHSVVVFYHECPKLISFLIFQACQMTKRHKALATFQQRYMETSFFSELGEIHLLLFISPPLIFCLALVSKAHQSRHRLCSIYINSTLLLSVDGSFKTLSKNAYAMGKLKMITSEL, encoded by the exons ATGCATTCAGTCGTCGTCTTTTATCATGAGTGTCCTAAATTGATATCCTTTTTAATTTTTCAGGCATGCCAGATGACGAAAAGGCATAAAGCTCTTGCAACTTTTCAACAAAGATACATG GAGACAAGCTTCTTCTCGGAGTTAGGGGAGATCCACTTGCTCCTGTTCATTTCTCCTCCTCTGATCTTTTGCCTCGCCTTAGTATCAAAGGCACACCAATC GAGACATCGTCTGTGCAGTATATACATCAACAGTACACTGCTGCTTTCGGTGGACGGAAGCTTCAAAACTCTATCAAAAAATGCTTATGCTATGGGGAAGCTCAAGATGATCACTTCTGAGCTTTAG
- the LOC106303840 gene encoding probable receptor-like serine/threonine-protein kinase At5g57670, whose amino-acid sequence MKYIRSNSLKRLFSFKRRSFDSDSENSTPHAKCVEGFQETEQFQRPKWKCFSFEEIYEATNGFSSENLVGRGGFAEVYKGVLGKSGEEIAVKRITTGGREDERREKEFLMEIGTIGHVSHPNVLSLLGCCIDNGLYLVFIFSSRGSVASLLHDLNQAPLEWETRYQIAIGTAKGLHYLHKGCQRRIIHRDIKSSNVLLTQDFQPQISDFGLAKWLPSEWSHHSIAPIEGTFGHLAPEYYTHGIVDEKTDVFAFGVFLLELISGKRPVDASHQSLHSWAKTIIKEGEIEKLVDPRIEEDFDIKQLHRIAFAASLCIRPSSPCRPSMIEVLEILLQGEEIEKEKWKMEEEEEKKEEFWGFEDLEDCEYDFSISLSPPDSISNRSSSNRSS is encoded by the exons ATGAAGTACATTCGAAGCAACAGCTTGAAACGTCTCTTCTCCTTTAAACGACGCAGTTTCGACTCAGACTCTGAAAACTCAACTCCACACGCCAAATGCGTCGAGGGTTTTCAAGAAACAGAGCAGTTTCAAAGACCCAAGTGGAAATGTTTCTCCTTTGAAGAAATCTACGAGGCAACCAACGGTTTCAGCTCAG AGAACTTGGTAGGAAGAGGCGGATTTGCAGAGGTGTATAAAGGAGTTTTAGGTAAAAGTGGTGAAGAAATCGCAGTGAAGAGGATAACGACAGGAGGGAGAGAAGACGAGAGGAGAGAAAAAGAGTTTTTGATGGAGATTGGAACAATAGGACATGTCTCACATCCTAATGTCTTGTCTCTTCTTGGTTGTTGTATTGACAATGGCCTCTATCTTGTTTTCATCTTCTCTTCAAGAGGCTCAGTTGCTTCTCTTCTTCATG ATTTGAATCAAGCACCATTAGAGTGGGAGACAAGGTATCAAATTGCTATTGGGACAGCAAAAGGGCTTCATTATTTACACAAAGGTTGTCAGAGAAGGATCATACATAGAGACATTAAATCCTCCAATGTTCTCTTAACCCAAGATTTTCAGCCACAG ATATCTGATTTTGGTTTGGCAAAATGGCTGCCTTCTGAATGGTCTCACCATTCCATTGCTCCAATTGAAGGCACTTTTGG GCACTTAGCACCAGAGTACTACACACATGGGATTGTGGATGAGAAGACTGATGTTTTTGCTTTTGGAGTGTTCTTGCTTGAACTCATTTCTGGTAAAAGACCTGTTGATGCTTCCCACCAAAGCCTACATAGCTGG GCAAAAACCATAATAAAAGAGGGCGAGATTGAGAAGTTGGTGGATCCAAGGATCGAGGAGGACTTTGATATCAAACAGCTTCACCGCATCGCTTTTGCTGCGTCTCTCTGTATCAGACCATCGTCTCCATGTCGGCCTTCCATGATCGAG GTATTAGAAATACTACTGCAGGGAGAAGAAATAGAAAAAGAAAAATGGAAAATGGAAGAGGAAGAAGAAAAGAAAGAAGAGTTTTGGGGATTTGAAGATCTTGAGGATTGTGAATATGATTTTTCAATCTCACTTTCTCCTCCTGACTCGATTTCTAATCGAAGCTCTTCAAATCGTAGTAGCTAG